ACTTTCATTGATATGAAGGTGCAAAAAGGTTGTTATTATGGGATGGTTTAAGAGATTTACTGAAGGTATAAAAACGAGTACCAGGGAGAAGAAAGAGGCTCCTGACGGTTTGTGGAATAAGTGTCCGTCTTGTGGTAAAACTCATACCACCAAAGAGCTAATGGAAAATTTATATGTTTGTCCGAATTGTGATTACCACGGCCGGATAAGCTCCAGAATTTATTTTGATTTTCTTTTTGACCAGGGCAAATATGAATGGCTGTTTGAAAATATCAAACCGATAGACTTTTTAAATTTTAAGGACTTAAAAACCTATGAAGAGCGAATCCGGCTTACTACTAAGAAAACTAAATTAACAGATGCAATGCGGGTTGCCGATGGACTCGTGAATAATGAAAGAATTGTAGTTGCCTGTATGGATTTTAGTTTTATTGGGGGTTCAATGGGTAGTGTTGTAGGGGAGAAGATTGCCCGTGCTGTAGATTATGCTATTGAGCATAAAATCCCATTAATGATAATCAGTAAATCAGGTGGTGCCAGAATGATGGAGTCTGCTTTTTCATTGATGCAAATGGCTAAAACATCCGCTAAACTGACTCAATTAGCCAGAGCAGGTTTGCCTTATTTTTCATTAATGACTGACCCTACAACCGGTGGAGTTACTGCTTCTTTTGCTATGCTTGGTGATATAAATATGGCTGAGCCTGATGCTTTGATTGGATTTGCAGGTCCCAGAGTTATCAAAGAAACCATTAAAAAGGACTTACCGGAAGGTTTTCAAAAGTCTGAATTTCTATTAGAAAAAGGTTTCCTGGATTTCATAGTAAACCGTAAAGACCTCAAACAACGAGTCTCTGATTTGGTAAAAATCTTTAGGAGTTAGTTAGATTCATTTT
The sequence above is drawn from the Chitinophagaceae bacterium genome and encodes:
- a CDS encoding acetyl-CoA carboxylase carboxyltransferase subunit beta, whose translation is MGWFKRFTEGIKTSTREKKEAPDGLWNKCPSCGKTHTTKELMENLYVCPNCDYHGRISSRIYFDFLFDQGKYEWLFENIKPIDFLNFKDLKTYEERIRLTTKKTKLTDAMRVADGLVNNERIVVACMDFSFIGGSMGSVVGEKIARAVDYAIEHKIPLMIISKSGGARMMESAFSLMQMAKTSAKLTQLARAGLPYFSLMTDPTTGGVTASFAMLGDINMAEPDALIGFAGPRVIKETIKKDLPEGFQKSEFLLEKGFLDFIVNRKDLKQRVSDLVKIFRS